A DNA window from Kitasatospora atroaurantiaca contains the following coding sequences:
- a CDS encoding (2Fe-2S)-binding protein — MPSYDFVLNGRAVTVDAPADMPLLWVLRDKLGVTGPKYGCGVGVCRACTSHLDGEEIQPCVVPVADCAGHQVTTIEGLADGEQLHPVQQAWLDCDVAQCGFCQPGQIMTAVALLRRTPNPTDADIDRIENVCRCGTYFRIREAIKQAAAALD, encoded by the coding sequence TTGCCCAGCTACGACTTCGTCCTCAACGGGCGGGCGGTCACCGTCGACGCGCCGGCCGACATGCCGCTGCTGTGGGTGCTGCGCGACAAGCTCGGTGTCACCGGGCCCAAGTACGGCTGCGGGGTCGGAGTCTGCCGCGCCTGCACCAGCCACCTGGACGGCGAGGAGATCCAGCCCTGCGTGGTGCCGGTCGCGGACTGCGCGGGCCACCAGGTCACCACCATCGAGGGCCTCGCGGACGGCGAGCAGCTGCACCCCGTCCAGCAGGCGTGGCTGGACTGCGACGTCGCGCAGTGCGGCTTCTGCCAGCCGGGCCAGATCATGACCGCCGTCGCCCTGCTGCGCCGCACCCCGAACCCCACGGACGCCGACATCGACCGGATCGAGAACGTCTGCCGCTGCGGCACCTACTTCCGCATCCGCGAGGCCATCAAGCAGGCCGCGGCCGCCCTCGACTGA
- a CDS encoding xanthine dehydrogenase family protein molybdopterin-binding subunit — MTMLTRQLPVPMLDPLRSSRAAQGVREGPAISTSTTPQPVSRRRFLTYLVAAPALAVGAQLALDAEPAQALPGVPDIADLGDALILAGLPTSHLLVLEVTEAGRVVLQLPRVEVGQGLTTAMAMLVADELDARLADVEVPLSPGRPDLMFNQLTGGSNSVRSLYDPVRAAAAAARARLVTVAARRWAVPASTLRTQDGAVLAPDGRSAPYGSLAVEAASVLVPAVPATPRSPAQQQLVGRPTGRIDARDIVTGRAKYAGDLDVPGAVPTVVSRPPTINGTVGSYDATAALAMPGVLGVVRIPSGIAVLAETFDQALKAKSALQVSWQPGPVAALSDADIRAKLRAAQPPFLIPPLLTLHLDAEFDFAFVSHAPMEVLTAVADVRADHAELWFAAQSPIVAQQTIAAELGLPVSAVTVHVVRGGGSFGRRLFFDAALEAAQISKAAGRPVKLMWTRNDDVRHGRLRPASHHRIRATHALGQVLTYEHRVATVRTDFRHGLGEALTAAGFDLSVAGLSLAQAFFLLTENLPYELGVSTQLLAEVPLEMHTGSWRSVYSGLVRTADEIMVDELARTLGQDPVAFRRARLASAASRAVLDKAAQAGQWGRAMPAGHAQGIAFHEEHRSSVACLVEIDATDRANPRVTKAVVAADVGRPVNPRGLEAQLMGAVMDGISVTLQAGVHIDHGAVREGSFADFRYARQRHSPPAFEVHLMPPSGDPGGAGELGVPAAAAAVANAYARATGTSPRSFPINF, encoded by the coding sequence ATGACCATGTTGACCCGTCAACTGCCCGTCCCTATGCTCGACCCGCTCCGGTCCTCCCGGGCCGCGCAAGGCGTTCGGGAAGGACCTGCCATCAGCACCTCCACCACCCCGCAGCCCGTCAGCCGCAGGCGATTCCTCACCTATCTGGTGGCCGCCCCCGCCCTCGCCGTGGGTGCCCAGCTCGCCCTCGACGCCGAGCCGGCCCAGGCGCTGCCCGGAGTCCCCGACATCGCCGACCTGGGCGACGCACTGATCCTGGCCGGTCTGCCGACCTCCCACCTGCTGGTCCTGGAGGTCACCGAGGCGGGCCGGGTGGTGCTCCAACTCCCGCGCGTCGAGGTCGGCCAGGGCCTCACCACCGCAATGGCGATGCTCGTCGCCGACGAGCTGGACGCCCGGCTGGCGGACGTCGAGGTGCCGCTCTCGCCCGGCCGTCCGGATCTGATGTTCAACCAGCTGACCGGCGGCTCCAACTCGGTGCGCTCGCTCTACGACCCGGTACGAGCCGCCGCGGCCGCCGCCCGCGCCCGGCTGGTCACCGTCGCGGCCCGCCGCTGGGCCGTACCGGCGTCCACCCTGCGGACCCAGGACGGCGCCGTGCTCGCACCCGACGGGCGCAGTGCCCCGTACGGTTCGCTGGCCGTCGAGGCGGCGTCCGTGCTCGTACCGGCGGTGCCCGCGACCCCCAGGTCGCCCGCGCAGCAACAGCTGGTCGGACGGCCCACGGGCAGGATCGACGCGCGCGACATCGTCACCGGCAGAGCCAAGTACGCCGGCGACCTGGACGTCCCGGGCGCCGTGCCGACCGTGGTGTCCCGGCCCCCGACCATCAACGGCACCGTCGGCTCGTACGACGCGACGGCTGCCCTGGCGATGCCGGGTGTGCTCGGCGTGGTGCGGATCCCCAGCGGCATCGCGGTGCTCGCCGAGACCTTCGACCAGGCGCTCAAGGCCAAGTCCGCGCTGCAGGTCAGCTGGCAGCCGGGCCCGGTCGCCGCGCTCTCGGACGCGGACATCCGGGCCAAGCTGCGGGCCGCCCAACCACCGTTCCTGATACCGCCGCTGCTCACCCTGCACCTGGACGCCGAGTTCGACTTCGCGTTCGTCAGCCATGCGCCGATGGAGGTGCTCACGGCCGTCGCGGACGTCAGGGCCGACCACGCGGAGCTGTGGTTCGCCGCCCAGTCCCCGATCGTCGCCCAGCAGACCATCGCGGCCGAACTGGGCCTGCCGGTGTCCGCGGTGACGGTCCATGTGGTGCGTGGCGGCGGCTCGTTCGGGCGACGGCTGTTCTTCGACGCCGCCCTGGAGGCCGCGCAGATCTCCAAGGCCGCCGGGCGGCCGGTCAAGCTGATGTGGACCCGTAACGACGACGTCCGCCACGGGCGCCTGCGGCCCGCGAGCCACCACCGCATCCGGGCCACCCACGCGCTCGGCCAGGTGCTCACGTACGAGCACCGGGTCGCCACCGTCAGGACCGACTTCCGGCACGGCCTCGGCGAAGCCCTGACGGCGGCCGGGTTCGACCTCTCGGTGGCCGGGCTGAGCCTGGCACAGGCGTTCTTCCTGCTCACCGAGAACCTGCCGTACGAGCTCGGGGTGAGCACCCAGCTGCTCGCCGAGGTCCCGTTGGAGATGCACACGGGCAGCTGGCGCTCCGTCTACTCCGGCCTGGTGCGCACCGCCGACGAGATCATGGTCGACGAGCTCGCCCGGACGCTCGGCCAGGACCCGGTCGCCTTCCGGCGCGCCCGGCTGGCGAGCGCCGCCTCGCGGGCCGTCCTCGACAAGGCGGCGCAGGCCGGCCAGTGGGGGCGCGCCATGCCGGCCGGGCACGCCCAGGGCATCGCCTTCCACGAGGAGCACCGCTCCAGCGTCGCCTGCCTGGTCGAGATCGACGCCACCGACCGCGCCAACCCCCGGGTCACCAAGGCCGTGGTCGCCGCCGACGTCGGCAGGCCGGTCAACCCGCGCGGCCTGGAGGCACAGTTGATGGGCGCGGTGATGGACGGCATCTCCGTCACCCTGCAGGCAGGCGTGCACATCGACCACGGCGCCGTCCGCGAGGGCAGCTTCGCCGACTTCAGGTACGCCCGCCAGCGGCACAGTCCGCCCGCCTTCGAGGTGCACCTGATGCCGCCGAGCGGCGACCCGGGCGGCGCGGGAGAACTCGGCGTCCCGGCCGCCGCGGCGGCCGTCGCCAACGCCTACGCGCGCGCCACCGGTACGTCGCCCCGCAGCTTCCCGATCAACTTCTGA
- a CDS encoding SpoIIE family protein phosphatase, which translates to MRHGFPAGAPGPHVTGGTRATRTGADRPSPENAVARDELLGVALRKAVQSTSAYGGVVYLRSPDRRSLVLGAVAGVPLPVLSGFRRVPVASPLPAAEAYRTGRTVCLSGADDTMRRFPRLAVGLPYAFASACAPVAGGGEVFGVLSVLWPSSDAGVPVAARRHLRAAANRLGASLAELTAAGLPVEAAGQPVVVELPGPVGPAVRVGLFDWDLTTGTVAADEGLCDILGVAPAEFDGRAATVATLISPADLPRLRAAAATAARTGSLATQTVRVRDAYGRYRPVKIWGRVPTGPARSHLIGAVLDTTAGAAAVAAVERLRDGVFSLDPEGRVDYANRSLELLLDTPREQLQGRHPWDVMPWLADPAYEDRYRAAMVSQRPTGFLARRPPDQWLAFSLYPDAHGITGRVVPSAPPHDPAAAMQPDVLRPETAPPEAAAGARAGPGAMYHLLQLASVLTEAISVREVCDAVADQILPGFGGQELAIYLVRSGRMFLVAQRGYPDGFLDGFEGTPLRNRLPGTDALSSGAPIFFEDEHELLAAYPGIPLDEMRAWAFLPLIASGHPIGSCILGFDEPRLFTAEERSVLTALGGLIAQALERARLYDAEFVLARGLQQALLPHRLPDVPGFTIAARYLPGTQGMEIGGDWYDAIVTAEGLCLVIGDVEGHSVGAAATMGQLRSAVRAFATGGSTPAEVLLRTNQLLVDLDPGLLASCCLIRLDPTDGRARAVRAGHVPPLLRHPDGHTEILELDGGALLGVDPFSEYPVNEILLPRGSVLALYTDGLVEESGYGIDQGIERLRASLAHAADGSLEALADRLLGDARHSAHRADDVALLLTARR; encoded by the coding sequence ATGCGCCACGGTTTTCCGGCGGGTGCGCCTGGCCCGCACGTGACCGGCGGTACCAGAGCGACGCGGACCGGTGCGGACCGCCCGTCCCCGGAGAACGCCGTCGCCCGTGACGAACTGCTCGGCGTGGCGCTGCGCAAGGCGGTGCAGAGCACCTCGGCCTACGGAGGAGTGGTCTACCTCCGCTCGCCCGACCGCCGCTCGCTGGTGCTGGGCGCCGTCGCCGGGGTCCCGCTGCCCGTCCTCAGCGGTTTCCGGCGGGTCCCGGTGGCCAGCCCGCTGCCCGCCGCCGAGGCCTACCGCACCGGCCGTACCGTCTGTCTCTCCGGCGCCGACGACACCATGCGGCGCTTCCCCCGGCTCGCCGTCGGCCTGCCGTACGCCTTCGCCTCCGCCTGCGCGCCGGTGGCGGGCGGCGGCGAGGTCTTCGGGGTGCTGAGCGTGCTGTGGCCGAGTTCGGACGCCGGTGTGCCGGTCGCAGCCCGCCGCCACCTGCGGGCCGCCGCCAACCGGCTGGGGGCCTCGCTGGCCGAACTGACGGCTGCCGGGCTGCCCGTCGAGGCCGCCGGGCAGCCCGTCGTGGTCGAGCTGCCGGGGCCGGTGGGCCCCGCCGTCCGGGTCGGCCTGTTCGACTGGGACCTCACCACCGGCACGGTCGCCGCCGACGAGGGGCTGTGCGACATCCTCGGCGTGGCACCGGCAGAGTTCGACGGCCGGGCCGCCACCGTGGCCACGCTGATTTCACCTGCGGACCTCCCGCGGCTGCGCGCGGCCGCCGCGACCGCCGCCAGGACGGGCTCGCTGGCGACCCAGACCGTGCGCGTGCGCGACGCCTACGGCCGCTACCGCCCGGTCAAGATCTGGGGGCGGGTGCCGACGGGCCCGGCCCGCTCCCACCTGATCGGCGCCGTCCTGGACACCACCGCCGGCGCCGCGGCCGTCGCGGCCGTGGAACGGCTCCGGGACGGGGTCTTCTCCCTCGACCCCGAAGGCCGGGTCGACTACGCCAACCGCAGCCTCGAACTGCTCCTCGACACCCCGCGCGAGCAGCTGCAGGGCCGGCACCCGTGGGACGTGATGCCCTGGCTGGCGGACCCGGCGTACGAGGACCGCTACCGCGCCGCCATGGTCTCCCAGCGGCCCACCGGGTTCCTCGCCCGCCGTCCGCCCGACCAGTGGCTGGCCTTCTCGCTCTACCCCGACGCCCACGGCATCACCGGCCGCGTCGTCCCGTCCGCGCCGCCCCACGACCCCGCGGCGGCGATGCAGCCGGACGTCCTGCGCCCCGAGACGGCACCCCCCGAAGCCGCCGCGGGGGCCCGGGCCGGTCCGGGCGCCATGTACCACCTGCTCCAGCTCGCCAGCGTGCTCACCGAGGCCATCTCGGTCCGCGAGGTGTGCGACGCCGTCGCCGACCAGATCCTGCCCGGCTTCGGCGGCCAGGAGCTGGCGATCTATCTGGTCCGCTCCGGCCGGATGTTCCTGGTCGCCCAACGCGGCTACCCCGACGGCTTCCTCGACGGCTTCGAGGGCACCCCGCTGCGCAACCGGCTGCCCGGCACGGACGCCCTCAGCTCCGGTGCCCCGATCTTCTTCGAGGACGAGCACGAGCTGCTCGCCGCCTACCCGGGCATCCCGCTCGACGAGATGCGCGCGTGGGCGTTCCTGCCGCTGATCGCCTCCGGACACCCCATCGGCAGCTGCATCCTCGGCTTCGACGAACCCCGCCTCTTCACGGCCGAGGAGCGCTCCGTCCTCACCGCCCTCGGCGGCCTGATCGCCCAGGCCCTGGAGCGTGCCCGCCTGTACGACGCCGAGTTCGTGCTCGCCCGCGGCCTCCAGCAGGCCCTCCTCCCGCACCGGCTCCCCGACGTCCCGGGCTTCACCATCGCCGCCCGCTACCTGCCCGGCACCCAGGGCATGGAGATCGGCGGCGACTGGTACGACGCCATCGTCACCGCCGAGGGCCTCTGCCTGGTCATCGGCGACGTCGAGGGCCACAGCGTCGGCGCCGCCGCCACCATGGGCCAGCTGCGCAGCGCCGTACGGGCCTTCGCCACCGGCGGCAGCACACCGGCGGAGGTCCTGCTCCGGACCAACCAGCTGCTCGTCGACCTCGACCCCGGACTGCTCGCGAGCTGCTGCCTGATCCGTCTGGACCCGACCGACGGGCGGGCCCGCGCCGTCCGTGCCGGCCACGTGCCGCCGCTGCTGCGGCACCCCGACGGGCACACCGAGATCCTCGAGCTCGACGGCGGCGCCCTGCTCGGCGTAGACCCGTTCAGCGAGTACCCCGTCAACGAGATCCTGCTGCCGCGCGGCTCCGTGCTCGCCCTGTACACCGACGGTCTGGTCGAGGAGTCCGGCTACGGGATCGACCAGGGCATCGAGCGTCTGCGGGCCTCGCTCGCCCACGCCGCCGACGGGAGCCTGGAGGCGCTGGCCGACCGGCTGCTCGGCGACGCCAGGCACTCCGCCCACCGCGCCGACGACGTCGCCCTGCTGCTCACCGCCCGACGCTGA
- a CDS encoding sensor histidine kinase encodes MTGNIWTTVRRRALPGPWGRRDVVRELAVSLALGALTTLLSAIGSGNPLRLTAVGLAASTLYALRRGLPGVALAGAAALAGALGGFLPLLAVTSWSAGYRITRARTLTAAFLAAFGLNAAASVWHDGDELPATALLGVTVAGYLLVAVLPAVLGRYRAQRRTLLTTLQERNDQLLRERAMIAHQARLRERQRIAQDMHDSLGHQLALIAVHTGALEVDRGLTGPQREGVAVLRQAAVTAMRELREVVGLLREDSEAVEAAGGVDAVERLTDASRAAGTAVELHRSGEVRPLAAATGHAAYRIVQEALTNAHKHAPTAPISVALRFEPDALLVEVVNGPGPSAAPAVSGGQGLTGLRERARLLGGMVHTGPTADGGYRLAGVLPYDGTGRPPADDPDLPDAPPQPSAGLRRSPAIGCAAVVAVVVLAVLGLVVWGGVTFFRSLDHATLPTSVYDSLQVGQSEAEVRGKLPPGSDFLTKGYRDSGPAVPPGASCSWFMSGEQSSEFNSDYVDRLCFRDGVLIEKLHYRAKV; translated from the coding sequence ATGACGGGGAACATATGGACGACGGTACGACGGCGGGCGCTCCCCGGACCGTGGGGCAGGCGGGACGTCGTCCGTGAGCTCGCCGTCTCCCTCGCTCTCGGCGCTCTGACGACGCTGCTCTCCGCCATCGGCTCGGGCAACCCGCTCCGGCTGACCGCCGTCGGCCTCGCCGCGAGCACCCTCTACGCGCTGCGCCGTGGCCTTCCGGGGGTGGCGCTGGCGGGCGCCGCGGCTCTGGCCGGCGCGCTCGGCGGCTTCCTGCCGCTGCTGGCCGTCACCAGTTGGTCGGCCGGCTATCGGATCACCCGCGCCCGGACCCTCACGGCGGCCTTCCTCGCCGCCTTCGGACTGAACGCCGCAGCGTCGGTCTGGCACGACGGCGACGAGCTCCCCGCCACGGCACTGCTCGGTGTCACCGTCGCCGGGTATCTGCTGGTCGCCGTCCTGCCCGCGGTGCTCGGCCGCTACCGGGCCCAGCGCCGCACGCTGCTGACCACCCTGCAGGAACGCAACGACCAGCTGCTGCGCGAGCGCGCCATGATCGCCCACCAGGCCAGGCTGCGCGAGCGCCAGCGCATCGCCCAGGACATGCACGACAGCCTCGGCCATCAGCTCGCCCTGATCGCCGTCCACACCGGCGCCCTGGAGGTGGACCGTGGCCTGACGGGCCCTCAGCGGGAGGGGGTCGCCGTGCTGCGCCAGGCGGCCGTCACCGCGATGCGCGAGCTGCGCGAGGTGGTCGGCCTGCTGCGGGAGGACTCCGAGGCGGTCGAGGCCGCCGGGGGAGTGGACGCCGTCGAGCGCCTCACCGACGCCTCCCGCGCTGCCGGCACCGCCGTCGAGCTGCACCGCAGCGGCGAGGTCCGCCCGCTGGCCGCCGCCACCGGCCACGCCGCGTACCGGATCGTCCAGGAGGCGCTGACCAACGCCCACAAGCACGCGCCCACGGCGCCGATCAGCGTGGCCCTGCGCTTCGAGCCGGACGCGCTCCTGGTCGAGGTGGTCAACGGACCGGGCCCCTCGGCGGCGCCGGCCGTCAGCGGCGGCCAGGGCCTGACGGGCCTTCGCGAACGGGCCCGGCTGCTCGGCGGCATGGTGCACACGGGGCCCACCGCCGACGGTGGTTACCGCCTCGCGGGCGTGCTGCCGTACGACGGCACCGGCCGCCCGCCCGCCGACGACCCCGACCTCCCGGACGCGCCGCCGCAGCCGTCCGCCGGCCTGCGGCGCAGCCCGGCCATCGGCTGCGCGGCCGTCGTCGCGGTCGTGGTGCTGGCCGTTCTCGGTCTGGTGGTCTGGGGCGGTGTCACGTTCTTCCGGTCGCTCGACCACGCCACCCTCCCGACGAGCGTGTACGACTCGCTCCAGGTCGGCCAGTCCGAGGCGGAGGTACGGGGGAAGCTGCCGCCCGGCAGCGACTTCCTGACCAAGGGGTACCGGGACAGCGGGCCCGCCGTCCCACCGGGCGCCTCGTGCAGCTGGTTCATGTCGGGGGAGCAGAGCTCGGAGTTCAACTCCGACTACGTTGACCGGCTCTGCTTCCGCGACGGCGTGCTGATCGAGAAGCTGCACTACCGTGCGAAGGTGTAG
- a CDS encoding response regulator: MIRVLVADDEPLIRAGIRMILTSADDIDVVAEAADGREALELARAHAVDVVLLDIQMPVMDGLTALTELPRAAPGARALILTTFGERENVLRAVTAGGAGFLLKDTAPTELIQAVRAAASGNAFLSPAATRHIVDSLAAGPASTRGEAARRRLAGLTAREREVLALLGEGLSNADAGARLHMSEATVKTYVSRILAKLGCENRVQAALLARDAEL, encoded by the coding sequence GTGATCCGAGTCCTCGTCGCCGACGACGAGCCGCTCATCCGCGCCGGGATCCGGATGATCCTCACCTCGGCGGACGACATCGACGTCGTCGCCGAGGCGGCCGACGGCCGCGAGGCACTCGAACTGGCCCGCGCGCACGCGGTGGACGTGGTGCTGCTGGACATCCAGATGCCGGTGATGGACGGTCTGACCGCGCTCACCGAGCTGCCCCGGGCCGCGCCGGGGGCGCGGGCGCTGATCCTGACCACCTTCGGCGAGCGGGAGAACGTGCTCCGGGCGGTCACCGCGGGAGGCGCCGGGTTCCTGCTCAAGGACACCGCGCCCACCGAACTGATCCAGGCCGTGCGGGCGGCCGCGAGCGGCAACGCCTTCCTGTCGCCGGCCGCGACCCGGCACATCGTGGACAGCCTCGCCGCAGGCCCGGCGTCCACCCGGGGCGAGGCCGCCCGGCGACGGCTGGCCGGGCTCACCGCGCGTGAGCGCGAGGTACTCGCACTGCTCGGGGAGGGCCTCTCCAACGCGGACGCGGGGGCTCGCCTGCACATGAGCGAGGCCACCGTGAAGACGTACGTGAGCCGCATCCTCGCCAAGCTGGGGTGCGAGAACCGGGTGCAGGCGGCACTGCTGGCACGCGACGCCGAGCTCTGA
- a CDS encoding flavin monoamine oxidase family protein → MDLSTAQPAEDRPKVARRTFISSAAAVAAVAGAAGFAGRTVTEAPKPRSSGGADEAQAHDLARKMLLVGKDEQEDLKLEYLRILIDGKLPPRAARRKRVLIVGAGVAGMTAAHLLKQAGHEVVVIEANASRVGGRVKTFRGMFQDKQLHAEAGAMRLPDFHPMVLALADKLGLKRRLFYNADITPKAQPDGSVPPVVYRSFTGETWTNGPESGTFSAPTPNFRTKIAVNGTQVTRASYAQSPQAVNKTFGTDLDSTVSAAVTKAFEEVTVPDGKIGDQLAAWAKIFQKYDGYSTHRYLVEEAGWDLARIQAAGTLENMTSRLHYSLVPTLIDHAVISPTNRYWELEGGTDVLTEALAAPLKNELRLGRRMTRLVQTDSGVEIETMAESGDEESPDGAPIEPVETFKGDYAIVTIPFSALRFCSIEPLMSYQKRRAVNELHYDSATKVLLEFKTRFWEEGPNGFTGGGCVSDSPSRFTYFPSHAPDGSPGGVVLASYTWSDDAMRWDSLTPGERYAFALNDMERLFGPKVRSEFTGVGVTQSWARARYALGEAVMFTPGQLHELHPAARTTEGRVHFAGEHTSLKPAWIEGALESAVRAFLEVHPR, encoded by the coding sequence ATGGATCTGTCCACTGCCCAGCCCGCCGAGGATCGCCCGAAGGTCGCCCGGCGGACCTTCATCAGTTCCGCCGCAGCGGTTGCCGCGGTCGCGGGCGCCGCCGGGTTCGCCGGCCGTACGGTGACCGAGGCGCCGAAGCCGCGAAGCAGCGGCGGCGCCGACGAGGCGCAGGCCCACGATCTGGCGCGGAAGATGCTGCTGGTGGGCAAGGACGAGCAGGAGGACCTGAAGCTCGAGTACCTGCGCATCCTGATCGACGGCAAGCTGCCGCCCCGGGCGGCGCGCCGGAAGAGGGTGCTGATCGTGGGCGCCGGCGTGGCCGGGATGACGGCCGCGCATCTGCTGAAGCAGGCGGGCCACGAGGTGGTGGTCATCGAGGCCAACGCCAGCCGGGTCGGCGGGCGGGTCAAGACCTTCCGCGGCATGTTCCAGGACAAGCAGCTGCACGCCGAGGCCGGCGCGATGCGACTGCCCGACTTCCACCCGATGGTCCTGGCCCTGGCCGACAAGCTCGGCCTCAAGCGGCGGCTCTTCTACAACGCCGACATCACCCCCAAGGCCCAGCCCGACGGTTCGGTACCGCCGGTCGTCTACCGCTCCTTCACCGGCGAGACCTGGACGAACGGTCCCGAGTCGGGCACCTTCAGTGCGCCCACGCCCAACTTCCGCACCAAGATCGCCGTCAACGGCACCCAGGTCACCCGCGCCTCGTACGCGCAGTCCCCGCAGGCGGTCAACAAGACCTTCGGCACGGACCTCGACAGCACGGTCTCGGCGGCGGTCACCAAGGCTTTCGAGGAGGTCACGGTGCCGGACGGCAAGATCGGCGACCAGCTCGCGGCCTGGGCGAAGATCTTCCAGAAGTACGACGGCTACTCCACCCACCGCTACCTGGTGGAGGAAGCGGGCTGGGACCTTGCCCGGATCCAGGCCGCGGGCACCCTGGAGAACATGACCTCGCGTCTGCACTACTCCCTGGTCCCGACCCTGATCGACCATGCGGTGATCAGCCCGACCAACCGGTACTGGGAGCTGGAGGGCGGCACCGACGTCCTGACCGAGGCGCTCGCCGCGCCGCTCAAGAACGAGCTGCGGCTCGGCCGCCGGATGACCCGGCTGGTGCAGACCGACTCGGGCGTGGAGATCGAGACCATGGCCGAGAGCGGCGACGAGGAGTCGCCCGACGGCGCGCCGATCGAGCCCGTGGAGACCTTCAAGGGCGACTACGCGATCGTCACCATCCCGTTCAGCGCGCTGCGGTTCTGCTCGATCGAGCCGCTGATGTCGTACCAGAAGCGACGGGCCGTCAACGAGCTGCACTACGACTCCGCGACCAAGGTGCTGCTGGAGTTCAAGACCCGCTTCTGGGAGGAGGGGCCGAACGGCTTCACCGGCGGCGGCTGCGTCTCGGACAGCCCGAGCCGCTTCACCTACTTCCCCTCGCACGCCCCCGACGGCTCGCCCGGCGGCGTGGTGCTGGCCTCGTACACCTGGTCCGACGACGCGATGCGCTGGGACTCGCTGACGCCCGGCGAGCGGTACGCCTTCGCGCTCAACGACATGGAGCGGCTGTTCGGGCCGAAGGTGCGCAGCGAGTTCACCGGCGTCGGCGTCACCCAGTCCTGGGCGCGGGCCCGCTACGCGCTCGGCGAGGCGGTCATGTTCACCCCGGGTCAGCTGCACGAGCTGCACCCGGCGGCCCGGACCACGGAGGGCCGGGTGCACTTCGCCGGTGAGCACACCAGCCTGAAGCCCGCCTGGATCGAGGGGGCGCTCGAGTCGGCGGTGCGCGCCTTCCTGGAGGTGCACCCCCGCTAG
- a CDS encoding AAA family ATPase produces the protein MRESVRPGPVRTVPGCPPWPHGALRPHGLHDLRHGRAPVALCYPPSDLVVVSGLPGSGKSTLMRRCARAPVIDSQQSREHYENLLPRWLPYALYRPLVRVRHYRVLRRALLAGGPLVVHDCGTLPWVRAWLARSAARQGRRLHLILLDSSPAQARQGQCARGRRVSAYAFARHRRATARLHAQLTAGGGPAAGCASTVVLDRSGALDLQHIDFPAV, from the coding sequence GTGCGAGAGTCCGTCAGACCCGGCCCTGTCCGGACCGTTCCCGGCTGTCCGCCGTGGCCGCACGGCGCCCTGCGGCCGCACGGTCTGCACGACCTGCGGCACGGCCGTGCCCCGGTCGCGCTGTGCTACCCGCCCTCGGATCTCGTGGTCGTCTCCGGCCTGCCGGGCAGCGGCAAGAGCACGCTGATGCGGCGCTGCGCCCGCGCGCCGGTCATCGACTCCCAGCAGAGCCGGGAGCACTACGAGAACCTGCTGCCGCGCTGGCTTCCGTACGCGCTGTACCGGCCGCTGGTGCGGGTCCGTCACTACCGCGTCCTGCGGCGGGCCCTGCTGGCCGGCGGTCCGCTGGTCGTCCACGACTGCGGGACGCTGCCCTGGGTACGCGCGTGGCTGGCCCGCAGCGCCGCCCGGCAGGGCCGCCGGCTCCACCTGATACTGCTGGACAGCAGCCCGGCCCAGGCCAGGCAGGGCCAGTGCGCCCGGGGGCGGCGGGTGTCCGCCTACGCGTTCGCCCGCCACCGGCGCGCCACCGCCCGGCTGCACGCGCAGCTGACGGCGGGTGGCGGGCCGGCCGCCGGCTGCGCGTCCACGGTGGTGCTCGACCGCTCCGGCGCACTGGACCTGCAGCACATCGACTTCCCGGCGGTCTGA
- a CDS encoding ATP-grasp domain-containing protein — protein MKFCFLVEEHYRNDGMPLDVVRQLTDWGHEVDVLRPGSSLLDLGELVRAGSHDAWVLKTVSGGPGLGLLEAAASAGLTTINDARSIRGVRDKAQAAVLAAGRGLPVPTTWAAARPEDLALIPADRYPLVVKPADGSSGRAVHRVDRPEQLSALGQRLAGEGLLIAQPYVPNTGVDLKVYCAGGELFGTERTSPLDQGGRPLRERPVELSAEVRGIAARVGEVFGLDLYGVDILLGPEGPVVVDVNDFPSFRQVPQAVAKVARAVLQLARTGSSWPFVPAMPAPRMPASAAVGGVA, from the coding sequence ATGAAATTCTGCTTTCTGGTGGAGGAGCACTACCGGAACGACGGCATGCCGCTGGACGTCGTACGGCAGCTGACGGACTGGGGCCACGAGGTCGACGTGCTGCGTCCCGGCAGCTCGCTGCTCGACCTCGGCGAGCTCGTCCGGGCGGGCAGCCATGACGCCTGGGTGCTCAAGACGGTCTCCGGCGGCCCCGGTCTCGGCCTGCTGGAGGCCGCCGCCTCGGCCGGGCTGACCACCATCAACGACGCCCGCTCGATCCGTGGCGTCCGGGACAAGGCGCAGGCGGCCGTGCTCGCGGCCGGCCGTGGTCTGCCCGTGCCCACCACCTGGGCGGCGGCCCGGCCGGAGGACCTCGCGCTGATACCCGCCGACCGCTATCCGCTGGTGGTCAAGCCCGCTGACGGCAGCTCGGGCCGGGCCGTCCACCGGGTCGACCGGCCGGAGCAGCTGTCGGCGCTCGGGCAGCGGCTCGCGGGCGAGGGCCTGCTGATCGCGCAGCCGTACGTGCCCAACACCGGGGTCGACCTGAAGGTGTACTGCGCCGGGGGCGAACTGTTCGGCACCGAGCGCACCTCGCCGCTGGACCAGGGCGGGCGGCCGCTGCGGGAACGCCCGGTGGAGCTGAGCGCCGAGGTCAGGGGGATCGCGGCCAGGGTCGGCGAGGTGTTCGGCCTGGACCTGTACGGCGTGGACATCCTGCTCGGGCCCGAGGGCCCGGTCGTGGTCGACGTCAACGACTTCCCGAGCTTCCGCCAGGTGCCGCAGGCGGTGGCCAAGGTGGCCCGCGCCGTCCTGCAACTGGCCCGGACCGGCTCCTCCTGGCCCTTCGTCCCGGCGATGCCGGCGCCCCGGATGCCCGCCTCCGCCGCCGTGGGCGGCGTCGCATGA